One Etheostoma cragini isolate CJK2018 chromosome 18, CSU_Ecrag_1.0, whole genome shotgun sequence DNA window includes the following coding sequences:
- the LOC117961153 gene encoding alpha-N-acetylgalactosaminidase-like produces the protein MHLAVLLFASALFVATFALDNGVMKTPPMGWLAWERFRCDIDCEHDPKNCISENLFMDMADRLSEDGWRELGYVYVNIDDCWSSMKRDEKGRLQADPKRFPGGIHKLARYMHDRGLKLGIYGDMGTHTCGGYPGTTLDKIEIDAQTFADWEVDMFKFDGCYSNATDQEKGYPLMSKALNATGRPIGYSCSWPAYQGGLPPKVNYTQLGEICNLWRNYGDIQDSWDSVLSIIDWFFENQDVLIPAAGPGQWNDPDMLIAGDFGLSMEQSRAQMALWAIMAAPLFMSNDLRTVSSGARSILQNKMAISINQDAMGIQGRRILKEKSQIQVFWRPLSKNASALVFFSRRTDMPYRYQTTLSKLNYTTGSYEIYDVFTEKTMVLKDSTSFVVSVNPTGVVMWYVSAPAKLNRRLFYKGGRLQGSEYDEDENTFPRVFL, from the exons ATGCATTTGGCGGTGCTTCTGTTTGCGTCGGCGCTCTTTGTGGCCACCTTCGCCCTCGACAATGGAGTGATGAAGACCCCTCCGATGGGCTGGTTGGCATGGGAACGCTTCCGCTGTGACATTGACTGTGAACACGACCCCAAGAACTGCATCAG tgagaatctgtTCATGGACATGGCAGACAGACTCTCAGAGGACGGCTGGAGGGAACTTGGCTACGTCTACGTGAACATAGATGACTGCTGGTCCTCCATGAAGAGAGACGAGAAGGGACGGCTGCAGGCTGATCCTAAAAG GTTTCCAGGAGGCATCCACAAACTGGCACGCTACATGCATGACAGGGGTCTCAAGCTGGGCATCTACGGGGACATGGGCACACACACCTGTGGGGGGTACCCCGGCACAACACTGGACAAGATCGAGATAGACGCTCAGACGTTCGCTGACTGGGAGGTGGACATGTTTAAGTTTGATGGCTGTTATTCTAATGCCACCGACCAAGAGAAGG GTTACCCTCTCATGTCAAAGGCTTTAAATGCTACTGGCCGTCCCATTGGCTATTCCTGCAGTTGGCCTGCCTACCAGGGTGGTCTGCCACCTAAG GTAAACTACACTCAGCTGGGCGAGATCTGCAACCTGTGGCGTAACTATGGCGACATCCAGGACTCTTGGGACAGTGTCCTGAGCATTATCGACTGGTTCTTTGAAAACCAGGATGTGCTGATACCCGCAGCGGGTCCTGGACAGTGGAATGACCCTGATATG CTGATTGCTGGCGACTTCGGGCTCAGCATGGAGCAGTCCCGGGCTCAGATGGCTCTGTGGGCCATTATGGCGGCTCCTCTTTTCATGTCCAATGACCTGCGCACCGTCAGCAGCGGGGCCCGCAGCATCCTCCAGAACAAAATGGCCATCAGCATCAACCAGGACGCCATGGGCATCCAAGGAAGGCGCATTCTGAAG GAAAAGAGTCAAATTCAGGTGTTCTGGCGCCCCCTGTCAAAAAATGCCAGTGCATTGGTCTTCTTCAGTCGTCGGACTGACATGCCCTACCGCTACCAGACTACCCTCAGCAAACTCAACTACACCACCGGCAGCTATGAG ATCTATGATGTCTTTACTGAGAAGACCATGGTGCTGAAAGACTCCACCAGCTTCGTGGTGTCCGTGAACCCGACAGGTGTGGTCATGTGGTATGTGTCTGCGCCCGCCAAACTGAACCGTCGCCTGTTCTACAAAGGTGGCAGACTCCAGGGATCTGAATatgatgaagatgaaaacaCCTTTCCCCGTGTCTTCCTCTGA